In a genomic window of Pseudorasbora parva isolate DD20220531a chromosome 24, ASM2467924v1, whole genome shotgun sequence:
- the ppp1r3g gene encoding protein phosphatase 1 regulatory subunit 3G, producing the protein MMNIMNEEQMENGMDPDDDLQPEEIPEYLKDRRRAKSLPAYPDQARLYHQISQSCRKRVKFADALGLNLASVKHFNISEDPQIPAKVFNRLKSFPLHKDREFVDDLCVNIKSSLALDYLVPTFKMPVDSGDLEARFARCRVALESVTVTQFDVRGIIRAMGRREVGVRYTFNDWLSFVDAQAIPVPTEDTTRGERFSFTMYTPPVLGPSASVHFAVYMRENNSEFWDNNDGLNYSLKYHSSSSTETAAFHAI; encoded by the coding sequence ATGATGAACATAATGAACGAGGAGCAGATGGAGAATGGCATGGACCCGGATGACGATCTTCAACCTGAGGAGATCCCCGAGTACCTGAAAGACAGGAGAAGGGCCAAGTCCTTACCCGCGTATCCAGACCAGGCGCGCCTGTACCACCAGATCTCCCAGAGCTGCAGGAAACGCGTGAAGTTCGCAGACGCGCTCGGGCTGAATCTGGCGAGCGTCAAGCACTTCAACATCAGCGAGGATCCTCAGATTCCAGCCAAAGTGTTCAACAGGCTGAAGAGTTTCCCCCTTCATAAGGACCGTGAGTTCGTGGATGACTTGTGCGTGAACATCAAGTCCTCTCTGGCACTGGACTATCTGGTCCCGACGTTCAAGATGCCTGTGGACTCCGGTGACTTGGAGGCGCGGTTTGCGCGCTGTCGCGTCGCGCTGGAAAGCGTCACGGTCACACAGTTTGACGTCCGTGGGATCATACGGGCGATGGGTAGGAGAGAGGTGGGAGTCAGGTATACTTTCAACGACTGGCTGTCGTTCGTGGACGCGCAAGCCATCCCCGTGCCCACCGAGGACACGACGCGCGGAGAGCGCTTCTCCTTCACCATGTACACGCCTCCTGTCTTAGGCCCGAGCGCGTCTGTGCACTTCGCCGTGTACATGAGGGAGAATAACTCCGAGTTCTGGGACAACAACGATGGGCTGAACTATTCCCTGAAGTACCACAGCTCGTCGTCCACTGAGACAGCGGCTTTCCATGCGATATGA